Proteins co-encoded in one Accipiter gentilis chromosome 5, bAccGen1.1, whole genome shotgun sequence genomic window:
- the INSM1 gene encoding insulinoma-associated protein 1, which produces MAPARLKAAAAAPRAERGACAAAAAGAEAARRCPGAPGEAQPAAHPRFPPACPAAPPPPLPPPRDSPPPVPFGTPDAAVQALYSPTRPVSRDKYLERGFSLGSPVSAESFPAPAVPGTMDPLLFAPAELKLWAAAAGHAEPPAAHAAGPGPAPGGAPAPPAPAAPPASGRPPPAKRPPGAAEPGRQKAPSGKKAKAIRKLTFEDEVTTSPVLGLRIKEGPVEAPAKARGGCARPLGEFICQLCKEEYGDPFALAQHRCSRIVRVEYRCPECDKVFSCPANLASHRRWHKPRPPAAKGGPEAGRAPAEEPPKEAAAGGGSGSERDTPSPGGASEAGSEEGLFECPRCAKRFRRQAYLRKHLLGHPAPAPAPAAAAPAPAPEPAAEEPPAPPPAECRLCPVCGETFPSKSSQERHLRLLHAAQVFPCKYCPATFYSSPGLTRHINKCHPSENRQVILLQVPLRPAC; this is translated from the exons ATGGCCCCGGCCCGCTtaaaggcggcggcggccgcgccgcggGCAGAGCGAGGAGCgtgcgccgcggccgccgccggcgcggAGGCGGCGCGAAGATGCCCCGGGGCTCCTGGTGAAGCGCAGCCGGCGGCCCACCCCCGTTTC ccgcccgcctgccccgccgccccgccgccgccgttgccgcCGCCGCGGGACTCGCCGCCGCCGGTGCCGTTCGGGACGCCCGATGCCGCCGTGCAGGCGCTGTACAGCCCCACGCGGCCCGTCAGCAGGGACAAGTACCTGGAGCGCGGCTTCAGCCTGGGCTCGCCCGTCTCGGCCGAGTCCTTCCCCGCCCCGGCCGTGCCCGGCACCATGGACCCGCTCCTCTTCGCCCCGGCCGAGCTCAAGCTctgggccgccgccgccggccacgCCGAGCCGCCCGCCGCCcacgccgccggccccggccccgctcccggcggagcccccgcgccgcccgccccggccgcgccgcccgcctcgggccgcccgccgcccgccaaGCGCCCGCCGGGCGCCGCCGAGCCCGGCCGGCAGAAGGCCCCGTCGGGCAAGAAGGCGAAGGCGATCCGCAAGCTGACCTTCGAGGACGAGGTGACCACGTCGCCCGTGCTGGGGCTGCGCATCAAGGAGGGCCCGGTGGAGGCGCCGGCCAAGGCGCGGGGCGGCTGCGCCCGGCCGCTGGGCGAGTTCATCTGCCAGCTCTGCAAGGAGGAGTACGGGGACCCCTTCGCGCTGGCGCAGCACCGCTGCTCCCGCATCGTCCGGGTGGAGTACCGCTGCCCCGAGTGCGACAAGGTCTTCTCCTGCCCCGCCAACCTCGCCTCCCACCGCCGCTGGCACaagccgcgcccgcccgccgccaaGGGCGGCCCCGAGGCGGGCAGGGCGCCGGCCGAGGAGCCGCCGAAggaggcggccgccggcggcggcagcggcagcgagCGGGACACGCCGAGCCCCGGCGGCGCCTCGGAGGCGGGCTCCGAGGAGGGGCTCTTCGAGTGCCCCCGCTGCGCCAAGCGGTTCCGCCGGCAGGCCTACCTGCGCAAGCACCTGCTGGGCcacccggcccccgccccggccccggccgccgccgccccggccccggccccggagcCCGCCGCCGAggagccgcccgccccgccgcccgccgagtGCCGGCTCTGCCCCGTCTGCGGGGAGACCTTCCCCAGCAAGAGCAGCCAGGAGCGGCACCTCCGCCTCCTGCACGCCGCCCAGGTCTTCCCCTGCAAGTACTGCCCGGCCACCTTCTACAGCTCGCCCGGCCTCACCCGGCACATCAACAAGTGCCACCCCTCCGAGAACAGGCAGGTCATCCTGCTGCAGGTGCCGCTGCGCCCCGCCTGCTAG